One segment of Stomatobaculum sp. F0698 DNA contains the following:
- a CDS encoding DUF2752 domain-containing protein, which translates to MKAAEVQGTEERRRAVGSLTARIVLLGLAYALFIQCTGLGIPCVFRLVTGYRCPGCGMTHAAMALIHGQPKIAFRENPLSLSVVPLLLLYGAYRAEVYIRTARTDFRKWEIVFLGVLWVVVLLFWLLRNLL; encoded by the coding sequence ATGAAAGCTGCTGAGGTTCAGGGGACGGAAGAACGTCGACGGGCAGTGGGAAGTCTCACTGCCCGTATTGTTTTGTTGGGACTAGCCTACGCGCTGTTCATACAGTGTACGGGTCTTGGGATTCCCTGCGTGTTTCGGCTGGTGACCGGTTACCGCTGTCCCGGCTGCGGCATGACGCACGCCGCGATGGCGCTGATTCACGGTCAGCCGAAGATTGCTTTTCGAGAAAACCCGCTGAGCTTAAGCGTGGTGCCTCTGCTGCTTCTCTATGGGGCTTACCGGGCGGAGGTATACATCCGAACCGCGCGCACGGACTTCCGAAAATGGGAGATTGTATTTCTCGGAGTCCTTTGGGTGGTCGTTCTGTTATTCTGGCTGCTCAGAAACCTGTTGTGA